One genomic segment of Paenibacillus durus includes these proteins:
- the xseB gene encoding exodeoxyribonuclease VII small subunit has product MAKEEAELGFEEAMDQLELIVRELEQGDVPLEKAIDLFQQGMKLSQLCGAKLEQVERKIEMIVEEDGELRKKPFGSSLEGDGDDSF; this is encoded by the coding sequence ATGGCGAAGGAAGAAGCGGAACTGGGGTTTGAGGAGGCAATGGACCAGCTTGAGCTGATCGTACGTGAACTGGAGCAGGGCGACGTTCCGCTGGAGAAAGCGATCGACCTGTTTCAGCAGGGGATGAAGCTCTCGCAGCTGTGCGGAGCCAAGCTTGAGCAGGTGGAGCGCAAGATCGAAATGATTGTGGAAGAAGACGGAGAACTGCGCAAGAAGCCGTTTGGCTCCTCGCTGGAAGGGGACGGCGATGACTCCTTTTAA